The following proteins are co-located in the Calliphora vicina chromosome 2, idCalVici1.1, whole genome shotgun sequence genome:
- the LOC135951390 gene encoding alpha-tocopherol transfer protein: MPSIEYKLHLDAELPEDIKKVAIQNGECELTKTQMIAEFRNYIQEHDRCQPHRTDDEYLIKFLRARYWKIEASYKLMCHYYKFREQNKSYYEKVRPAELKFIGEANILTVTPYRDQNGHRILIYRFGLWKTSEVNIDDIFRASVCLLELGSMEPIGQVVGGVGIFDLKDFTLNHVLHLSPSVAQKMIAIMVTSMPIRTTALHIVNQNWLFNMAFNIFKPFLDASMREGLFIHGSDMSSLHKHISPEYLPKRYGGIHEDYPSDLWFDGLTKHKDMQKDLEQLGYVFDEPI, encoded by the exons ATGCCCTCCATAGAATATAAACTCCATTTAGATGCTGAATTGCCAGAGGACATCAAAAAAGTGGCCATACAAAATGGTGAATGTGAACTGACTAAAACTCAAATGATTGCCGAATTTCGTAATTATATACAAGAACATGATCGCTGCCAGCCACATCGAACTGATGATGAGtacttaataaaatttctcaGGGCCCGCTATTGGAAAATTGAGGCCAGTTATAAATTG ATGTGCCATTACTACAAGTTCCGCGAACAAAACAAATCGTACTATGAAAAAGTACGACCCGCGGAATTGAAATTTATAGGTGAAGCGAATATTTTAACCGTTACACCGTACAGAGATCAAAACGGCCACCGTATCTTAATCTATCGCTTTGGCCTGTGGAAGACCAGTGAAGTTAATATTGATGATATATTTCGTGCTTCGGTGTGTCTTTTAGAGTTGGGTTCCATGGAACCCATTGGCCAGGTTGTGGGTGGTGTGGGTATattcgatttgaaagatttcacCTTAAATCATGTGCTGCATTTGAGCCCCAGTGTGGCTCAGAAAATGATAGCCATAATGGtg ACTTCAATGCCCATACGTACCACAGCTTTACATATAGTCAACCAAAATTGGCTTTTCAATATGGCTTTTAATATATTCAAACCTTTTTTGGATGCTTCCATGAGAGAAGGTTTATTTATACATGGTTCGGATATGTCATCGCTGCATAAACACATTAGTCCCGAATATTTACCAAAGAG ATATGGTGGCATTCATGAGGACTATCCTAGTGATTTATGGTTCGATGGTCTCACTAAACACAAGGACATGCAAAAAGATCTAGAACAACTGGGCTATGTTTTCGATGAGCCAATTTAA
- the Tektin-A gene encoding tektin-4 isoform X1 yields MSSYNPNEMEEMHPAEGGDFEIPHKEDSKQENIAMAIDPHADDFNNPPCYLPQPEDQMPKKDNLQPMGPIGPWATGKVDWSPMAGLTGTRPVVDRYSITRFSPNEWRAKNLETVKNTNQVFDRTIKNQYSCNTSLMRINALVDKTQTETTENMRQRAQLIGKWKITLEAAIKAMQDEISTLEEERVRLKKSLVILGVPESIVKECIDKRCGRPDTELVRDVPEEELINELALIAEIRQQLKKTLEDFEQQQVENRTARQRLEYDWSDKKEAYEIDALNVGLNNRSKTIMFRPGAVRQPAEQASEHYWEHFSKETLEECEKCRQKSFKLRQTLNAILMNAARDIRGQADVVEKAFVARINCTQENLQRFENDLRQCLQNLADTETRIDKLHRAIRNFDAGMKVAQTRMDNRSFRPNVENCRDSAQQNLIDEVATIQSGVSAMLQELDEAENVKNQLMQLRSTLEREIMLKRRTLWLDRERCMLLRSHYPSASALSGFASV; encoded by the exons ATGTCTTCGTATAATCCTAATGAAATG GAAGAAATGCATCCAGCTGAAGGAGGAGATTTTGAAATTCCCCACAAAGAGGATTCTAAACAAGAAAATATTGCG ATGGCTATTGATCCCCATGCTGATGACTTCAATAATCCACCTTGCTATTTACCACAACCAGAAGATCAAATGCCCAAAAAGGATAATTTACAGCCAATGGGTCCCATAGGACCTTGGGCTACCGGTAAAGTTGATTGGAGTCCTATGGCGGGTTTAACTGGCACAAGACCAGTAGTAGATCGTTATTCTATAACAAGATTCAGTCCCAACGAATGGAGAGCCAAAAATTTGGAGACCGTGAAAAACACAAATCAAGTGTTTGATAGAACTATTaa AAATCAATACAGTTGCAACACCTCCTTGATGCGTATTAACGCCCTAGTAGATAAGACACAAACGGAGACCACTGAAAATATGCGCCAACGAGCTCAACTGATTGGTAAATGGAAGATTACCTTGGAGGCGGCCATAAAAGCTATGCAAGATGAAATAAGTACTTTGGAGGAGGAGAGAGTAAGACTTAAGAAATCTTTAGTTATATTGGGGGTACCCGAATCCATAGTCAAGGAATGCATAGATAAGCGTTGTGGCAGACCAGACACTGAATTGGTAAGGGATGTACCGGAAGAGGAGTTAATCAATGAATTGGCTTTAATAGCGGAAATTAGACAGCAACTAAAGAAAACTTTAGAAGACTTTGAGCAGCAGCAAGTGGAAAATCGTACGGCACGTCAACGTTTGGAATATGATTGGAGCGATAAAAAGGAAGCCTATGAAATAGATGCTTTAAATGTGGGTCTTAATAATCGCTCTAAAACGATAATGTTTAGGCCAGGCGCAGTACGACAACCGGCAGA gcaAGCCTCGGAGCATTATTGGGAGCATTTCAGCAAGGAGACTCTGGAGGAATGTGAAAAATGTCGTCAAAAGTCTTTCAAATTAAGGCAGACTTTAAATGCCATTTTAATGAATGCTGCTCGTGATATACGAGGTCAAGCCGATGTGGTGGAAAAAGCCTTTGTAGCGCGCATTAACTGCACCCAAGAGAATTTGCAACGTTTTGAAAATGATCTAAGACAG TGTCTCCAAAATCTAGCCGATACTGAGACTCGCATTGACAAGCTACATCGGGCCATACGCAATTTTGATGCCGGCATGAAAGTGGCCCAAACCCGCATGGACAATCGTAGTTTTCGCCCGAATGTGGAAAATTGCCGGGATTCGGCCCAGCAGAATCTTATAGATGAAGTGGCCACCATACAAAGCGGTGTCAGTGCCATGCTGCAGGAACTGGATGAGgctgaaaatgttaaaaatcaaCTTATGCAATTACGCAGCACTTTGGAACGTGAAATCATGTTGAAACGTCGCACTTTATGGTTGGATCGTGAGCGCTGTATGCTTTTGAGATCTCACTATCCTTCTGCAAGTGCTTTGAGTGGTTTTGCtagtgtttaa
- the Tektin-A gene encoding tektin-4 isoform X2: MHPAEGGDFEIPHKEDSKQENIAMAIDPHADDFNNPPCYLPQPEDQMPKKDNLQPMGPIGPWATGKVDWSPMAGLTGTRPVVDRYSITRFSPNEWRAKNLETVKNTNQVFDRTIKNQYSCNTSLMRINALVDKTQTETTENMRQRAQLIGKWKITLEAAIKAMQDEISTLEEERVRLKKSLVILGVPESIVKECIDKRCGRPDTELVRDVPEEELINELALIAEIRQQLKKTLEDFEQQQVENRTARQRLEYDWSDKKEAYEIDALNVGLNNRSKTIMFRPGAVRQPAEQASEHYWEHFSKETLEECEKCRQKSFKLRQTLNAILMNAARDIRGQADVVEKAFVARINCTQENLQRFENDLRQCLQNLADTETRIDKLHRAIRNFDAGMKVAQTRMDNRSFRPNVENCRDSAQQNLIDEVATIQSGVSAMLQELDEAENVKNQLMQLRSTLEREIMLKRRTLWLDRERCMLLRSHYPSASALSGFASV; encoded by the exons ATGCATCCAGCTGAAGGAGGAGATTTTGAAATTCCCCACAAAGAGGATTCTAAACAAGAAAATATTGCG ATGGCTATTGATCCCCATGCTGATGACTTCAATAATCCACCTTGCTATTTACCACAACCAGAAGATCAAATGCCCAAAAAGGATAATTTACAGCCAATGGGTCCCATAGGACCTTGGGCTACCGGTAAAGTTGATTGGAGTCCTATGGCGGGTTTAACTGGCACAAGACCAGTAGTAGATCGTTATTCTATAACAAGATTCAGTCCCAACGAATGGAGAGCCAAAAATTTGGAGACCGTGAAAAACACAAATCAAGTGTTTGATAGAACTATTaa AAATCAATACAGTTGCAACACCTCCTTGATGCGTATTAACGCCCTAGTAGATAAGACACAAACGGAGACCACTGAAAATATGCGCCAACGAGCTCAACTGATTGGTAAATGGAAGATTACCTTGGAGGCGGCCATAAAAGCTATGCAAGATGAAATAAGTACTTTGGAGGAGGAGAGAGTAAGACTTAAGAAATCTTTAGTTATATTGGGGGTACCCGAATCCATAGTCAAGGAATGCATAGATAAGCGTTGTGGCAGACCAGACACTGAATTGGTAAGGGATGTACCGGAAGAGGAGTTAATCAATGAATTGGCTTTAATAGCGGAAATTAGACAGCAACTAAAGAAAACTTTAGAAGACTTTGAGCAGCAGCAAGTGGAAAATCGTACGGCACGTCAACGTTTGGAATATGATTGGAGCGATAAAAAGGAAGCCTATGAAATAGATGCTTTAAATGTGGGTCTTAATAATCGCTCTAAAACGATAATGTTTAGGCCAGGCGCAGTACGACAACCGGCAGA gcaAGCCTCGGAGCATTATTGGGAGCATTTCAGCAAGGAGACTCTGGAGGAATGTGAAAAATGTCGTCAAAAGTCTTTCAAATTAAGGCAGACTTTAAATGCCATTTTAATGAATGCTGCTCGTGATATACGAGGTCAAGCCGATGTGGTGGAAAAAGCCTTTGTAGCGCGCATTAACTGCACCCAAGAGAATTTGCAACGTTTTGAAAATGATCTAAGACAG TGTCTCCAAAATCTAGCCGATACTGAGACTCGCATTGACAAGCTACATCGGGCCATACGCAATTTTGATGCCGGCATGAAAGTGGCCCAAACCCGCATGGACAATCGTAGTTTTCGCCCGAATGTGGAAAATTGCCGGGATTCGGCCCAGCAGAATCTTATAGATGAAGTGGCCACCATACAAAGCGGTGTCAGTGCCATGCTGCAGGAACTGGATGAGgctgaaaatgttaaaaatcaaCTTATGCAATTACGCAGCACTTTGGAACGTGAAATCATGTTGAAACGTCGCACTTTATGGTTGGATCGTGAGCGCTGTATGCTTTTGAGATCTCACTATCCTTCTGCAAGTGCTTTGAGTGGTTTTGCtagtgtttaa
- the LOC135951389 gene encoding uncharacterized protein LOC135951389 — protein sequence MELNILQKYNIEDIENPLPEEAFELLPCQKKFKLKPEDEISLDSIFSALLDRIEPTQKHLGKLKFEVPAKDLLNEKQAIIFEEQLYISKLKDNSCKLNEETKIFLESELEELGEFKLRVEESYDGYVVLAKSKMLKGKGKYECGHWVKGKYDDKLNLICEKRSEYDFVDNARIEKTLDVRLIEEKLITKRETKINNDNQRFKAVINVKGRDDVFILDGGVLLLMRYLIVNNFRGDFHYFSMNLIGKIIRCQLTIREERKQLKMFHRTFKNAVHVINTQYFNNYPQEVSETFYTVHGKMILHYWHNFNYLIHETKGIIIKQEPIVPKLELMWRSQNQLLDQYRLKKKLTYENAMEYFEKHPELSDFLHDYVLNVLKYKPRNILEFTVRFFQKFKKPLQRG from the exons atgg AACTTAACATACTCCAGAAATACAATATTGAGGACATAGAAAATCCTTTGCCAGAAGAGGCTTTCGAGTTACTGCCCTGTcaaaagaaattcaaattgaaaccCGAAGATGAGATCAGTTTGGATAGTATCTTCTCGGCTTTATTAGATCGCATTGAACCCACACAAAAACACTTAGGAAAACTTAAATTTGAGGTGCCAGCCAAGGATTTGCTAAATGAAAAACAGGCCATTATCTTTGAGGAACAATTGTATATATCGAAATTAAAAGACAACAGTTGCAAGTTAAAtgaagaaacaaaaatatttctagaAAGTGAATTGGAGGAATTGGGGGAATTTAAATTGAGAGTAGAAGAAAGTTATGATGGTTATGTGGTCCTTGCGAAGAGTAAAATGCTAAAGGGAAAAGGAAAATATGAGTGTGGTCATTGGGTTAAAGGCAAATATGAtgacaaattaaatttgatatGTGAGAAAAGAAGTGAATATGATTTTGTGGATAATGCCAGGATA GAAAAGACCTTAGATGTCCGTTTAATTGAGGAGAAATTGATAACAAAACGTGAGACAAAAATCAACAATGACAACCAACGTTTCAAGGCGGTTATTAATGTCAAGGGTAGGGATGATGTTTTCATTTTAGATGGCGGTGTGTTGCTGCTTATGCGttatttaattgttaataattttcgtggtgattttcattatttttccatGAATTTAATAG gaaaaattatACGCTGCCAATTGACCATACGTGAGGAgcgtaaacaattgaaaatgtttCATCGTACTTTCAAGAATGCTGTGCACGTTATCAATACCCAGTATTTCAATAATTATCCCCAAGAAGTATCGGAAACATTTTACACCGTCCATGGCAAAATGATTCTACATTATTGGCATAATTTCAATTATCTTATACATGAAACTAAGGGGATTATAATCAAACAAGAACCAATTGTACCCAAATTGGAATTAATGTGGCGCAGTCAAAATCAGTTATTGGATCAATATCGTTTGAAAAAGAAACTGACCTATGAAAATGCCatggaatattttgaaaaacatcCTGAACTGTCGGATTTCTTGCATGACTATGTTTTGAATGTCTTGAAATACAAACCACGCAATATATTGGAATTTACAGTGAGGTTCTTTCAAAAATTCAAGAAACCTTTACAAAGgggttaa